A portion of the Cyanobium sp. PCC 7001 genome contains these proteins:
- a CDS encoding DUF1651 domain-containing protein, with translation MAGNPGWWLIDPATGWALRFRWLRTGNWHHHLEVIKGKAMGQEPALLAWRRELPAREARELWREHRRQGWQPGPPQW, from the coding sequence ATGGCTGGCAACCCAGGCTGGTGGCTGATCGATCCCGCCACCGGCTGGGCGCTGCGATTCCGCTGGCTGCGCACCGGCAACTGGCACCACCACCTCGAGGTGATCAAGGGGAAGGCGATGGGTCAGGAGCCGGCGCTGCTGGCATGGCGCCGTGAGCTGCCAGCCAGGGAAGCGCGGGAGCTCTGGCGAGAGCATCGCCGGCAGGGCTGGCAGCCAGGGCCGCCGCAGTGGTGA
- a CDS encoding phage major capsid protein: protein MARSTEGYQPTLRASTYSCALLFDYALQLELRPNDPADKRHRDIENVSDILRALGFRNCRGKGVPAATMAAARQFEGMIWEGRAMGTGTVEAGGALTSTVLGSVANALRPATALVECGVRRLELKSDEAEGEVFFPGADSGVTSAAWVAEGGTIPEITLPVRNQTCTPHLIGAALDVSRRLMNQTAFVMDDFVRNEMSAAIRTTAESGFLAGDGTGGAPIGILNHPDAPAATNWAGALPTRAELAAMIESYISAGGGLGSAAFLVSPSLVADLLLQDSAPDVGRYVLEVDQSANPPGWRLLGVPCGVSAGVTANTVALIDTSRILEVFWGAPTAQADPYALATSGGTRFITWNAADVAVMQPSTIIASTVAP, encoded by the coding sequence ATGGCCCGATCTACTGAGGGATACCAGCCCACACTGCGAGCTTCCACATACAGCTGCGCACTGCTTTTTGACTACGCCCTCCAGCTGGAGCTGCGCCCCAACGATCCCGCAGACAAGCGTCACCGGGACATCGAGAACGTCTCGGACATCCTGCGCGCGCTCGGGTTCCGCAACTGCCGGGGAAAGGGCGTCCCAGCCGCAACCATGGCCGCGGCGCGCCAGTTCGAGGGGATGATCTGGGAAGGTCGGGCGATGGGCACCGGGACGGTCGAGGCAGGTGGTGCCCTCACCAGCACAGTGCTCGGGTCAGTCGCCAACGCGCTCCGGCCCGCCACGGCCCTGGTCGAGTGCGGCGTGCGCCGGCTGGAGCTGAAGTCAGACGAAGCGGAGGGAGAGGTTTTCTTCCCGGGCGCTGATAGTGGTGTCACCAGCGCCGCCTGGGTGGCCGAAGGGGGCACGATCCCAGAGATCACCCTGCCGGTTCGAAATCAGACCTGCACGCCTCACCTGATCGGTGCGGCGCTGGACGTATCGCGGCGACTGATGAATCAAACGGCGTTCGTGATGGATGATTTCGTCCGCAACGAGATGAGCGCCGCCATCCGGACCACGGCCGAGAGTGGGTTCCTGGCAGGTGACGGCACCGGCGGCGCACCGATCGGGATCCTGAACCACCCCGACGCACCAGCTGCCACCAACTGGGCCGGTGCGCTCCCAACCCGCGCGGAGCTGGCGGCGATGATCGAGAGCTACATCAGCGCAGGCGGCGGGCTCGGCAGCGCCGCGTTCCTGGTCTCCCCCAGCCTGGTGGCTGACCTGCTGCTGCAGGACAGTGCCCCGGATGTGGGCAGGTATGTGCTGGAAGTTGACCAGAGCGCCAACCCGCCCGGCTGGCGGCTCCTGGGGGTTCCCTGTGGGGTCTCAGCTGGCGTCACCGCCAACACCGTGGCCTTGATCGACACCAGCCGAATCCTGGAGGTGTTCTGGGGGGCTCCAACGGCGCAGGCTGACCCCTACGCCCTGGCAACCAGCGGCGGAACCCGGTTCATCACATGGAACGCGGCAGATGTGGCGGTCATGCAGCCGAGCACGATCATCGCCAGCACCGTGGCGCCCTGA
- a CDS encoding metal ABC transporter solute-binding protein, Zn/Mn family, with product MVADPGSWLRPLLSRAALLTVAASLVACGAPRPLPGPGADTQAGDLKVVTTFLPITLFTRAVAGDCATVTALIPPGSGPHDFQAKPGDVATLREAQVLVKNGLGLEGFLDKLVASAENASLVVVDSSQGVATIDTPEDHGHGDGHDHGHAHGPVNPHIWLDPLRAVQQVETIRDGLVEADPGCAEGYRRNAAAYTAQLRQLNGEIAEQLGPFRGQSFVAFHDFAPYFAERFGLDAEFVVDVPEINPSPADLIRVSEIVKRSELKALLSEPQEGNRSFNTLAGDLGVAIVVFDPLETGSEQASGDPSTYLQVMRSNAANLRQAFGG from the coding sequence GTGGTCGCTGATCCTGGCTCCTGGCTCCGGCCGCTGCTGAGCCGTGCCGCCCTGCTCACCGTTGCGGCATCGCTGGTGGCCTGCGGTGCGCCGCGGCCGCTCCCCGGGCCAGGCGCCGACACCCAAGCCGGCGACCTCAAGGTGGTGACCACCTTCCTGCCGATCACCCTGTTCACCCGGGCGGTGGCGGGCGACTGCGCCACGGTGACGGCTCTCATCCCCCCCGGCAGCGGCCCCCACGACTTCCAGGCCAAGCCAGGGGATGTGGCCACCCTGCGGGAGGCTCAGGTGCTGGTGAAGAACGGCCTGGGGCTGGAGGGCTTCCTCGACAAGCTGGTGGCGTCGGCCGAGAACGCATCGCTGGTGGTGGTGGATTCGAGCCAGGGCGTCGCCACCATCGACACCCCCGAAGACCACGGCCACGGCGACGGCCATGATCACGGCCATGCCCACGGGCCCGTGAATCCCCACATCTGGCTCGATCCGCTGCGGGCGGTGCAACAGGTGGAGACCATCCGCGATGGCCTGGTGGAAGCCGATCCCGGCTGCGCCGAGGGCTACCGCCGCAACGCCGCCGCCTACACCGCCCAGCTGCGGCAGCTCAACGGCGAGATCGCAGAGCAGCTCGGGCCCTTCCGCGGCCAGTCCTTCGTGGCGTTCCACGACTTCGCTCCCTACTTCGCCGAGCGCTTCGGCCTCGATGCCGAGTTCGTGGTGGACGTGCCCGAAATCAACCCCTCCCCCGCCGATCTGATCCGGGTGAGCGAGATCGTGAAGCGCAGTGAACTGAAGGCCTTGCTGAGCGAACCCCAGGAAGGCAACCGGTCGTTCAATACGCTGGCTGGGGACCTTGGCGTGGCGATCGTGGTGTTCGACCCCCTCGAAACCGGCTCCGAGCAGGCCTCCGGCGATCCTTCCACCTATCTGCAGGTGATGCGCAGCAATGCCGCCAACCTGCGTCAGGCCTTCGGCGGATGA
- a CDS encoding metal ABC transporter ATP-binding protein: MSGIRGPAVLEVQDLTVQRGGLLAVDGVSFQLAPETDTALVGPNGAGKSTLVAAVLGLLPRQAGTVRILGHTLGPAGQLPRSVRAQIAYLPQTLALQGRFPLTVAEFVGFGFDPPGPRLSWIGGRGRQGAVRRALERTDCADLGGRLLSELSGGQLKRVLLAFCVVRPRQLLVLDEAQAGLDAPSSERFQQLLLELRRQEGWTVLQISHDLEMVRRSCDQVLCLNRRLRCCGAPDHALSPARLAELYGPNVVPYHHHHHSAGSGGMRG; this comes from the coding sequence ATGAGCGGCATCAGGGGCCCGGCCGTTCTGGAGGTGCAGGACCTCACCGTGCAACGCGGTGGGCTGCTGGCCGTGGATGGCGTGAGCTTCCAGCTGGCTCCGGAAACGGACACCGCCCTGGTGGGCCCCAATGGCGCGGGGAAGAGCACCCTGGTGGCGGCCGTGCTCGGTCTGTTGCCCCGGCAGGCCGGCACGGTGCGGATCCTCGGCCACACCCTGGGCCCGGCAGGGCAGCTGCCCCGCTCGGTGCGCGCCCAGATCGCCTACCTCCCCCAGACTCTGGCCCTGCAGGGGCGTTTTCCCCTCACGGTGGCGGAATTCGTGGGCTTCGGGTTCGATCCGCCGGGCCCGCGCCTCTCCTGGATCGGTGGCCGCGGCCGCCAGGGGGCGGTGCGGCGCGCGTTGGAGCGCACCGATTGCGCCGATCTGGGAGGGCGGCTGCTGAGCGAACTCTCCGGCGGCCAGCTCAAGCGGGTGCTGCTGGCCTTCTGCGTGGTGCGGCCCCGGCAGCTGCTGGTGCTGGACGAGGCCCAGGCCGGTCTGGACGCCCCCTCCAGCGAGCGGTTTCAGCAGCTGTTGCTGGAGCTTCGCCGCCAGGAGGGCTGGACGGTGCTGCAGATCTCCCACGATCTGGAGATGGTGCGGCGCAGCTGTGATCAGGTGCTGTGCCTCAACCGCCGCCTGCGCTGCTGCGGAGCCCCGGACCACGCCCTCAGCCCCGCCCGTCTGGCCGAGCTCTACGGGCCGAACGTGGTGCCCTACCACCACCACCACCACAGCGCCGGCAGCGGTGGCATGCGTGGCTGA
- a CDS encoding metal ABC transporter permease translates to MADPAALSTVLAQPFMQRALLGGLLTGSLGGLLGSFAVLRQLSFFSDALGHSALLGITIGILLGINPTLVLIPFVVTLALLVNQLVQRSRLPADALLNIVYSTSLALAVVALSLVETYQGGIQQLLFGDILGIAWHDLAVITALLLGALVYLALSLRAQVLLTLNDDLASAFGIRPSWHRLAFIVLLAVVVAVSIKAVGVLLISAFVVIPACAGRLLSRRFPVYVASSAAMGGGCALLGLLGSGLTNLPSGPCVVIVQFTVFVLALLVSQLRGRSPAAP, encoded by the coding sequence GTGGCTGACCCTGCAGCGCTCTCCACCGTGCTGGCCCAGCCGTTCATGCAGCGGGCCCTGCTGGGCGGCCTGCTCACCGGCAGCCTCGGCGGACTGTTGGGCAGCTTCGCGGTGCTGCGCCAGCTCTCGTTCTTCAGCGATGCCCTCGGCCACTCGGCCCTGCTCGGCATCACCATCGGCATCCTGCTGGGGATCAACCCCACCCTGGTGCTGATCCCGTTCGTGGTGACCCTGGCGCTGCTGGTGAACCAGCTGGTGCAGCGCAGCCGCCTGCCCGCCGATGCTCTTCTCAACATCGTGTATTCCACCTCCCTGGCGCTGGCCGTGGTGGCGCTCAGCCTGGTGGAGACCTACCAGGGCGGCATCCAGCAGCTGCTGTTCGGCGACATCCTCGGCATCGCCTGGCACGACCTGGCCGTGATCACCGCGCTGCTGCTGGGCGCTCTGGTCTATCTGGCCCTGAGCCTGCGGGCTCAGGTGCTGCTCACCCTCAACGACGACCTGGCCAGCGCCTTCGGCATCCGGCCCAGCTGGCACCGCCTGGCCTTCATCGTGTTGCTGGCGGTGGTGGTGGCGGTGTCGATCAAGGCGGTGGGGGTGCTGCTGATCAGCGCCTTTGTGGTGATCCCCGCCTGCGCCGGCCGGCTGCTGAGCCGCCGCTTCCCGGTCTACGTGGCCAGCTCGGCGGCGATGGGTGGGGGCTGTGCCCTGCTGGGGCTGCTGGGATCGGGGCTCACCAACCTGCCGTCGGGGCCCTGCGTGGTGATTGTGCAGTTCACCGTCTTCGTGCTGGCGCTGCTGGTCAGCCAGCTGCGGGGCCGGTCTCCGGCGGCGCCCTGA
- a CDS encoding chromate transporter: protein MATTPPTPAHARFSRRGLAVTLLAWGLALLVPLALLTAATGWEGTPALMARFFTRVALLSFGGAYAVLPYVVQGAVEQFGWLSPAQMLDGLALGETTPGPLIMVVAFVGFMGGWNGSQGSWPAAVAATLVTVWFSFLPSFGFILAGAPLVEASRGDLRLGPPLTAITAAVVGVIASLAVVFAGPVLWPAGQFALPAAVVLGLALGALLGLRWGVLQLIGVAAAAGALAARVGPWLAALLR from the coding sequence ATGGCGACCACACCCCCCACCCCCGCCCACGCCCGCTTCTCACGCCGGGGCCTGGCCGTGACGCTGCTGGCCTGGGGCCTGGCCCTGCTGGTGCCTTTGGCCCTGCTCACGGCGGCCACGGGCTGGGAGGGAACCCCGGCGCTGATGGCCCGTTTCTTCACGCGGGTGGCCCTGCTCAGCTTCGGCGGTGCCTACGCCGTGCTGCCCTACGTGGTGCAGGGGGCGGTGGAGCAGTTCGGCTGGCTCAGCCCGGCCCAGATGCTGGATGGCCTGGCCCTGGGGGAAACCACGCCCGGGCCGCTGATCATGGTGGTGGCCTTCGTGGGCTTCATGGGCGGCTGGAACGGCTCCCAGGGCAGTTGGCCCGCCGCGGTGGCCGCCACCCTGGTCACGGTGTGGTTCTCCTTCCTGCCGTCGTTCGGCTTCATCCTGGCCGGGGCACCGCTGGTGGAGGCCAGCCGCGGCGATCTGCGCCTGGGCCCGCCGCTCACGGCCATCACGGCGGCGGTGGTGGGGGTGATCGCCAGCCTGGCGGTGGTGTTCGCCGGGCCGGTGCTGTGGCCTGCGGGCCAGTTCGCGCTCCCCGCCGCCGTGGTGCTGGGGCTGGCCCTGGGGGCGCTGCTGGGGCTGCGCTGGGGCGTGCTGCAGCTGATCGGCGTGGCTGCCGCGGCGGGAGCGCTGGCGGCACGGGTGGGTCCGTGGCTGGCCGCTCTCCTCAGATGA
- a CDS encoding chromate transporter, with product MARSASTGLDSAPGRAVAGVSLAEAARFWLQLGLVSFGGPAGQIALLHRELVERRRWLSERRYLHALNYCMLLPGPEATQLATYLGWLMHGVPGGLIAGGLFLAPSVLVLTALATAYALWGQLPLLVAVFAALKPAVLAIVLVAAWRLGRRILATPLLVGIAAAAFLALAVLRLPYPVVVGAAALTGLVVGRWRPVLLLGRGATAAAPSAAAPAPVADPGQRGTGGAARADPWRPHPPPPPTPASHAGAWP from the coding sequence ATGGCCCGTTCCGCGTCCACAGGCCTGGACTCCGCGCCGGGCCGCGCCGTCGCCGGGGTGAGCCTGGCGGAGGCGGCCCGTTTCTGGCTGCAGCTGGGGCTGGTGAGCTTCGGTGGGCCGGCGGGGCAGATCGCCCTGCTCCACCGCGAACTGGTGGAGCGGCGCCGCTGGCTGAGCGAGCGGCGCTACCTGCACGCCCTCAACTACTGCATGCTGCTGCCGGGGCCGGAGGCCACCCAGCTGGCCACCTACCTGGGCTGGCTGATGCACGGGGTGCCGGGCGGCCTGATCGCCGGGGGGCTGTTCCTGGCCCCGTCGGTGCTGGTGCTCACGGCCCTGGCCACGGCCTACGCCCTCTGGGGACAGCTGCCCCTGCTGGTGGCGGTGTTCGCGGCGCTCAAGCCCGCGGTGCTGGCGATCGTGCTGGTGGCGGCCTGGCGGCTGGGCCGGCGGATCCTGGCCACGCCGCTGTTGGTGGGGATTGCCGCGGCCGCCTTCCTGGCGCTGGCCGTCCTGCGGCTGCCCTATCCCGTGGTGGTGGGGGCGGCCGCACTCACCGGCCTGGTGGTGGGGCGATGGCGGCCTGTGCTCCTGCTGGGCCGGGGCGCCACAGCGGCGGCTCCCTCCGCGGCCGCCCCCGCCCCCGTGGCCGACCCCGGTCAACGGGGAACCGGAGGAGCCGCGAGAGCCGATCCATGGCGACCACACCCCCCACCCCCGCCCACGCCCGCTTCTCACGCCGGGGCCTGGCCGTGA
- a CDS encoding sulfite exporter TauE/SafE family protein, with translation MPDALAATATASVSLGAFELVLIALAAVLAGLVNAIAGGGSLISFPVLTAVGLPPVVANVTNTVALLPGYGGAAAAQRSDLLGQRSRLLLLMPAAALGGLLGGMLLLLGGDALFGSMVPWLILLGTVLLALQQRLRRWLLAHPHASRPGRLERLAVGPVVLASIYGGYFGAGLSVILLAVLAVMLTGSLTRLNGLKQALALAVNLAAALLFLGSGQLHATAAVVMATGSAAGGALGGRLASRINPERLRAGVVLLGLLVAAAFFLR, from the coding sequence GTGCCCGATGCCCTGGCCGCCACCGCCACCGCCAGCGTCAGCCTCGGCGCCTTCGAGCTGGTGCTGATCGCCCTGGCGGCGGTGCTGGCCGGGCTGGTGAACGCGATCGCAGGCGGCGGTTCCCTGATCAGTTTTCCGGTGCTCACGGCCGTGGGGCTGCCGCCGGTGGTGGCCAACGTGACCAACACCGTGGCCCTGCTGCCGGGCTACGGCGGCGCCGCGGCGGCCCAGCGCAGCGACCTGCTCGGCCAGCGCTCCCGCCTGCTGCTGCTGATGCCGGCGGCGGCCCTGGGCGGACTGCTGGGCGGGATGCTGCTGCTGCTCGGCGGCGACGCGCTGTTCGGCAGCATGGTGCCCTGGCTGATCCTGCTGGGCACGGTGCTGCTGGCCCTGCAGCAGCGGCTGCGTCGCTGGCTGCTGGCCCATCCCCACGCCAGCCGGCCGGGGCGGCTGGAGCGGCTGGCCGTGGGTCCGGTGGTCCTGGCCTCGATCTACGGCGGCTATTTCGGCGCGGGGCTGAGCGTGATCCTGCTGGCGGTGCTGGCCGTGATGCTCACCGGCAGCCTCACCCGGCTCAACGGTCTCAAGCAGGCCCTGGCCCTGGCCGTGAACCTGGCCGCCGCCCTGCTGTTTCTGGGCTCGGGTCAGCTGCACGCCACGGCGGCCGTGGTGATGGCGACGGGATCGGCGGCCGGCGGAGCCCTCGGCGGCCGGCTGGCCAGCCGGATCAATCCCGAACGGCTGCGGGCGGGGGTGGTGCTGCTGGGGCTGCTGGTGGCGGCGGCGTTCTTCCTGCGCTGA
- a CDS encoding class II glutamine amidotransferase, producing the protein MCELLGLNANTPTDMGFSFRGLSRRGGGTSEHADGWGLASFTPDGRGLTLLREEAPAAFSALAEQLAERSPRALVSIAHIRKATRGVVALENCHPFSRRWRGQTWAFAHNGDLEGTIPVGPRYRPFGSTDSEAAFCWILEQLDQGPLDPHDPEALLERLHGCAAALAERGTFNALISNGQWLFATATSRMHWLTRRAPFRRATLADAPLQVDFAALTSATDVVTILSTEPLTSDEQWQSVLPGESLLFRAGELAGRRRHAVRPAPAVPPQPPAPLSAGRTPPPPAAPAAPPPPAAVRD; encoded by the coding sequence ATGTGTGAACTGCTGGGCCTCAACGCCAACACCCCCACCGACATGGGCTTCTCCTTCCGGGGGCTCAGCCGGCGGGGCGGCGGCACCAGCGAGCACGCCGACGGCTGGGGGCTGGCCAGCTTCACCCCGGATGGCCGCGGCCTCACCCTGCTGCGGGAGGAGGCTCCAGCCGCCTTCTCCGCCCTGGCGGAGCAGCTGGCCGAACGCTCGCCCCGGGCCCTGGTGAGCATCGCCCACATCCGCAAGGCCACCCGCGGTGTGGTGGCCCTGGAGAACTGCCACCCCTTTTCCCGCCGCTGGCGCGGCCAGACCTGGGCGTTTGCCCACAACGGCGATCTGGAGGGCACCATCCCTGTGGGCCCCCGGTACCGCCCCTTCGGCTCCACCGACAGCGAGGCCGCCTTCTGCTGGATCCTGGAGCAGCTGGATCAGGGGCCGCTCGATCCCCACGACCCCGAGGCCCTGCTGGAGCGGTTGCATGGCTGTGCCGCCGCACTGGCGGAGCGGGGCACCTTCAATGCCCTGATCAGCAATGGCCAGTGGCTTTTCGCCACCGCCACCAGTCGGATGCACTGGCTCACCCGCCGGGCCCCGTTCCGTCGGGCCACCCTCGCCGATGCCCCGTTGCAGGTGGATTTCGCCGCCCTCACCTCGGCCACGGATGTGGTGACGATCCTCAGCACCGAGCCCCTTACCTCCGATGAGCAGTGGCAGAGCGTTCTGCCTGGGGAGTCGCTGCTGTTCCGCGCCGGGGAGTTGGCGGGCCGGCGCCGGCACGCCGTGCGCCCCGCACCCGCCGTGCCGCCCCAGCCCCCGGCGCCCCTCAGCGCAGGAAGAACGCCGCCGCCACCAGCAGCCCCAGCAGCACCACCCCCGCCCGCAGCCGTTCGGGATTGA
- a CDS encoding Hsp20/alpha crystallin family protein, whose protein sequence is MALLKRESLRDVEDLFDRYTLSLPWPFGRSGSALAGSALQDWHPRVDISESDHGYEVRADIPGVRKDDLKVTLQDGVLTIQGERHQEQKHESERLHRVERSYGSFSRSFHLPEDADAAAMSATACDGQLTVTVPRKGPAPGAEPVQIPVQ, encoded by the coding sequence ATGGCTCTCTTGAAACGTGAATCCCTCAGGGATGTGGAAGATCTCTTCGACCGCTACACCCTGTCGCTGCCGTGGCCCTTCGGCCGCAGCGGTTCAGCCCTGGCCGGCTCCGCCCTGCAGGACTGGCATCCCAGGGTGGACATCTCCGAATCCGACCATGGCTATGAGGTGCGGGCCGACATCCCCGGCGTCCGCAAGGACGACCTCAAGGTGACCCTGCAGGACGGGGTGCTCACCATCCAGGGCGAGCGCCATCAGGAGCAGAAGCACGAGAGTGAGCGCCTGCACCGGGTGGAGCGGAGCTACGGCAGCTTCAGCCGCAGCTTCCATCTCCCCGAGGATGCCGATGCCGCCGCGATGAGCGCCACCGCCTGCGATGGCCAGCTCACCGTGACGGTGCCGCGCAAAGGACCTGCCCCCGGCGCTGAGCCGGTGCAGATCCCTGTGCAGTAG
- a CDS encoding SDR family oxidoreductase translates to MATTLITGANRGIGTEYCRQLQRRGDTVVAVCRTPSPELESLGVRIEPGVDITSPEAIAALVRRLDGLPLDVVIHNAGILERTSLEDLDAESIRRQFAVNALGPLQLSRALLPLLHPGSKLALMTSRMGSLADNSSGGSYGYRMSKVALCMAGKSLAIDLKPRGIAVAILHPGLVSTRMTGFTPQGISPEQAVRGLLQRIDGLTLENSGTFWHANGEVLPW, encoded by the coding sequence ATGGCCACAACGCTGATCACCGGCGCCAACCGCGGCATCGGCACCGAGTACTGCCGCCAGCTGCAGAGGCGGGGGGACACGGTGGTGGCCGTGTGTCGCACCCCCTCCCCGGAGCTGGAGAGCCTGGGGGTGCGGATCGAACCGGGGGTGGACATCACCTCCCCCGAGGCCATCGCCGCTCTGGTGCGGCGTCTCGACGGCCTGCCGCTCGATGTGGTGATCCACAACGCCGGCATCCTGGAGCGCACCAGCCTGGAGGACCTCGATGCGGAGAGCATCCGGCGCCAGTTCGCCGTGAACGCCCTGGGGCCCCTGCAGCTCAGCCGCGCCCTGCTGCCCCTGCTGCATCCCGGCTCAAAGCTGGCGCTGATGACCAGCCGCATGGGTTCGCTCGCCGACAACAGCTCCGGCGGCTCCTACGGCTACCGGATGTCGAAGGTGGCGCTGTGCATGGCCGGCAAGTCGCTGGCGATCGATCTCAAGCCCCGCGGCATCGCCGTGGCGATCCTGCACCCCGGCCTGGTGAGCACCCGCATGACCGGCTTCACCCCGCAGGGCATCAGCCCGGAGCAGGCGGTGCGGGGACTGCTGCAGCGCATCGACGGGCTCACCCTGGAGAACTCGGGCACCTTCTGGCATGCCAACGGCGAGGTGCTGCCCTGGTGA
- a CDS encoding ArsJ-associated glyceraldehyde-3-phosphate dehydrogenase, whose product MKVGINGFGRIGRLVFRALWGRPGIELVHVNDRAGDAAAAAHLLEFDSVHGRWSHAVSAGAGGFQVESQAVGWSQAADPAQVPWRQLGVELVLECSGTLKTPETLAPYIADLGVERVIVACPVKGSVAGEPVLNIVFGINHGLYDPSRHRVITAASCTTNCLAPVVKVVHETFGIRHGSITTLHDVTNTQVVVDGFKADLRRARSCLHSLIPTSTGSARAIGLIFPELEGRLNGHAVRVPLLNASLTDAVFELERPVSAEAVNAAFAAAARGPLQGILGIETRPLVSVDFVNDSRSAIVDAPSTLVVNGTQLKVVAWYDNEWGYSCRMADLACHVAAAEGK is encoded by the coding sequence ATGAAGGTGGGCATCAACGGCTTCGGCCGCATCGGGCGGCTCGTGTTCCGCGCCCTCTGGGGCCGGCCGGGCATCGAGCTGGTGCACGTGAACGACAGGGCCGGGGATGCCGCCGCGGCCGCACACCTGCTGGAATTCGATTCGGTGCACGGCCGCTGGAGCCACGCGGTGAGCGCCGGCGCCGGGGGATTCCAGGTGGAGTCGCAGGCGGTGGGCTGGTCCCAGGCCGCCGATCCGGCGCAGGTGCCCTGGCGCCAGCTGGGCGTGGAGCTGGTGCTGGAGTGCAGCGGCACGCTCAAGACGCCCGAAACCCTGGCGCCCTACATCGCCGATCTCGGGGTGGAGCGGGTGATCGTGGCCTGCCCGGTGAAGGGCAGCGTGGCCGGCGAGCCGGTGCTGAACATCGTGTTCGGCATCAACCACGGGCTCTATGACCCGAGCCGCCACCGGGTGATCACGGCGGCTTCCTGCACCACCAACTGCCTGGCGCCGGTGGTGAAGGTGGTGCACGAGACCTTCGGCATCCGTCACGGCTCGATCACCACCCTTCACGATGTGACCAACACCCAGGTGGTGGTGGATGGCTTCAAGGCCGATCTGCGCCGGGCCCGCTCCTGCCTGCACAGCCTGATCCCCACCAGCACCGGTTCGGCCCGGGCGATCGGCCTGATCTTCCCGGAGCTGGAGGGCAGGCTCAACGGCCATGCGGTGCGGGTGCCGCTGCTCAACGCCTCCCTCACCGACGCGGTGTTCGAGCTGGAGCGGCCGGTGAGCGCCGAGGCGGTGAATGCCGCCTTCGCGGCGGCGGCGCGGGGCCCGCTGCAGGGAATCCTGGGCATCGAAACCCGGCCCCTGGTGTCGGTGGATTTCGTCAACGACAGCCGCAGCGCCATCGTCGATGCCCCCTCCACGCTGGTGGTGAACGGCACCCAGCTCAAGGTCGTCGCCTGGTACGACAACGAGTGGGGCTACAGCTGCCGGATGGCCGATCTGGCCTGTCACGTGGCTGCGGCGGAGGGCAAGTGA